A window of Candidatus Dojkabacteria bacterium contains these coding sequences:
- a CDS encoding KH domain-containing protein has product MQELLEKIVRGIVNNPDEVSVVERESVDFPGLTILEITVADADKGILIGRRGRTINAIRDIMTISAIRNDRKIKVLVKEDRDGGDRGMDRGMDSGMRDEAPAEHAPSNEPEQSDSDVEDMLSDDDM; this is encoded by the coding sequence ATGCAAGAGCTACTAGAAAAAATTGTAAGAGGGATTGTAAATAACCCGGATGAGGTTTCGGTAGTTGAGCGTGAGAGCGTAGATTTCCCAGGCCTTACCATTCTCGAGATAACAGTTGCAGATGCTGACAAGGGTATCTTGATCGGCCGACGTGGTCGAACAATTAACGCTATCCGCGACATCATGACTATTAGCGCGATCAGAAACGACCGCAAAATCAAGGTGCTTGTAAAAGAGGACCGAGATGGTGGTGACCGAGGCATGGATAGAGGAATGGATTCAGGAATGAGAGATGAGGCGCCAGCCGAGCATGCTCCATCAAACGAGCCAGAGCAGAGCGACTCAGATGTTGAGGATATGCTCTCCGACGACGATATGTAA
- the rpsP gene encoding 30S ribosomal protein S16: protein MLKIRLKRTGKKGEPHYRIVVIESTRPRDSKPVAEIGYYNPRTKPSTLTLDKEAAKYWLDNGAQPTDTMAQMFVKEGLLKGLKRGSKLAAQRPPKKEAKAAENA from the coding sequence ATGCTCAAAATCAGATTGAAGAGAACCGGTAAGAAAGGTGAGCCTCACTACAGAATCGTAGTAATCGAGTCAACCAGACCTCGAGACAGCAAGCCTGTCGCAGAGATTGGTTATTACAACCCTAGAACCAAGCCTTCAACATTGACATTGGATAAGGAAGCAGCCAAATATTGGCTAGACAATGGCGCACAGCCAACCGATACCATGGCTCAGATGTTCGTGAAGGAAGGATTGCTTAAGGGCTTGAAGAGAGGATCAAAACTTGCAGCACAGAGACCTCCAAAGAAAGAGGCCAAAGCCGCAGAGAACGCCTAA